In one Pseudomonas purpurea genomic region, the following are encoded:
- a CDS encoding DUF2058 domain-containing protein yields MSLSLRDQLLKAGLVNQKQAKQVGKEKQKQQRLVHKGQIELDDSQQRAAQEAMAEKVKRDQELNRQQQEKAEQKARAAQIKQLIEVSRLPKLTTEDYYNFVDDKKVKRLSVNTLMRNKLSSGSLAIVHHAGGYEVIPREAALKIQERDPQRIVQLNVQTEEVDAEDDPYAAYQIPDDLMW; encoded by the coding sequence ATGAGCCTTTCCCTTCGCGACCAGTTGCTCAAAGCAGGGCTGGTCAACCAAAAGCAGGCCAAACAGGTCGGCAAAGAAAAACAGAAGCAGCAACGTCTGGTCCACAAAGGCCAGATCGAACTCGATGACTCCCAGCAGCGTGCAGCCCAGGAGGCCATGGCCGAGAAGGTCAAGCGTGACCAGGAACTCAATCGTCAGCAGCAGGAGAAGGCCGAGCAAAAGGCCCGTGCCGCGCAGATCAAGCAATTGATCGAAGTCTCGCGTCTGCCGAAGCTGACCACCGAGGATTACTACAACTTTGTTGACGACAAAAAGGTCAAGCGCCTGTCGGTCAACACGCTGATGCGCAACAAGCTCAGCAGCGGCTCGCTGGCCATCGTGCATCATGCCGGCGGCTATGAAGTGATTCCGCGCGAGGCAGCGCTGAAGATTCAGGAGCGCGATCCCCAGCGCATCGTGCAACTGAATGTTCAGACCGAAGAGGTCGATGCCGAAGATGATCCGTACGCGGCCTATCAGATCCCTGATGATCTGATGTGGTAA